The following are encoded together in the Myxococcus xanthus genome:
- a CDS encoding AMP-dependent synthetase/ligase, with protein sequence MDLPKSVVHALHDRAAQQEQRPALWTRRGGAYAPTSWFEYAQRVRRFALGLHALGVGAGQPVGILSFNREEWHVADLAAIAMGGVPVGLYTTSAPEQLEYILGHCEATLLVVENERHLRTALALRERLPKLRHVVVIDAPTVLPEGVLRYADVMALGTGADEKPYWDSVHALKPEAMGTLIYTSGTTGHPKGVMLSHHNLVWTAKQLTDSVTFGQPAASSLVSYLPLSHIAEQIISLYSPLLNGVQVYFAASVDTMPQSLREVRPSFFFGVPRVWEKFKAKAEEGLASQPPSKRRVVAWARRVASERHERVMRHQSVPMTLEAQYLLARRLVFAPLKERIGMERVSFFATAAAPVGREVLDFFASIDMVIHEVWGMTEVTGPGTVSTESHTRLGSVGRAMMGVELRIADDGELLVRGGNVCMGYYKNPEATAELLADGWLHSGDVGQLDADGYVQITGRKKDIIVTSGGKKTSPSNIEELLTALPGVGHAVVLGERRNFLVALLTLDVEKARALAKAQGWPEDAARLAEDARLRQFLQERVERDVNPKLSRFETIKRFAVLPKDFSVEGGELTPKLSVRRNVVAEKYAGLVESLYDESPQGGSQTG encoded by the coding sequence ATGGACCTTCCCAAGTCGGTGGTGCATGCGCTCCATGACCGGGCCGCGCAACAGGAGCAGCGCCCAGCCCTGTGGACGCGCCGTGGGGGCGCCTATGCGCCCACCTCGTGGTTTGAATATGCGCAACGGGTGCGGCGCTTCGCCCTGGGGTTGCACGCGCTGGGGGTCGGTGCGGGCCAGCCGGTGGGCATCCTGAGCTTCAACCGCGAGGAGTGGCACGTCGCCGATCTGGCGGCCATCGCCATGGGGGGCGTCCCTGTCGGTCTCTACACCACCAGCGCCCCGGAGCAGCTGGAGTACATCCTGGGGCACTGCGAGGCCACGCTCCTGGTGGTGGAGAACGAGAGGCACCTGCGCACCGCCCTGGCCCTGCGCGAGCGGTTGCCCAAGCTGCGCCACGTGGTCGTCATCGACGCGCCCACGGTGCTCCCGGAGGGCGTGCTGCGTTACGCGGACGTCATGGCCCTGGGCACCGGCGCCGACGAGAAGCCCTACTGGGACAGCGTCCACGCCCTGAAGCCGGAGGCCATGGGCACGCTCATCTACACCTCCGGCACCACCGGCCACCCCAAGGGGGTGATGCTCAGCCACCACAACCTGGTGTGGACGGCGAAGCAGCTCACGGACTCGGTGACGTTCGGCCAGCCCGCCGCGTCCTCGCTCGTGTCGTATCTGCCGCTGTCGCACATCGCCGAGCAGATCATCTCCCTCTACAGCCCCTTGCTGAACGGGGTGCAGGTGTACTTCGCGGCGTCGGTGGACACGATGCCGCAGAGCCTGCGGGAGGTGCGCCCCTCGTTCTTTTTCGGCGTGCCGCGCGTGTGGGAGAAGTTCAAGGCGAAGGCGGAGGAGGGGCTGGCCTCGCAGCCGCCCTCGAAGCGCCGGGTGGTGGCCTGGGCGCGCCGGGTGGCCTCGGAGCGGCATGAGCGGGTGATGCGCCACCAGAGCGTCCCGATGACGCTGGAGGCCCAGTATCTGCTCGCCAGGCGGCTCGTGTTTGCCCCGCTGAAGGAGCGCATCGGCATGGAGCGGGTGTCCTTCTTCGCCACGGCGGCGGCGCCTGTCGGCCGGGAGGTGCTGGACTTCTTCGCCTCCATCGACATGGTCATCCACGAGGTGTGGGGCATGACGGAGGTGACGGGCCCCGGCACGGTGAGCACCGAGTCCCACACGCGGCTGGGGTCCGTGGGCCGGGCAATGATGGGGGTGGAGCTGCGCATCGCGGACGACGGCGAGCTGCTGGTGCGCGGCGGCAACGTCTGCATGGGGTACTACAAGAACCCGGAGGCCACCGCCGAGCTGCTGGCGGACGGGTGGCTGCACTCTGGTGACGTGGGCCAACTGGACGCGGACGGCTACGTCCAGATCACCGGCCGCAAGAAGGACATCATCGTCACCTCGGGCGGGAAGAAGACGTCTCCCTCCAACATCGAGGAGCTGCTGACGGCCCTGCCCGGTGTGGGGCATGCGGTGGTGCTGGGCGAGCGCCGCAACTTCCTGGTGGCCTTGCTGACCTTGGACGTGGAGAAGGCGCGGGCCCTGGCCAAGGCGCAGGGGTGGCCGGAGGACGCGGCTCGGCTCGCGGAGGACGCCCGTCTGCGCCAGTTCCTCCAGGAGCGCGTGGAGCGCGACGTGAATCCGAAGCTGTCCCGCTTCGAGACCATCAAGCGCTTCGCGGTGCTGCCGAAGGACTTCTCCGTGGAGGGCGGTGAGCTGACGCCGAAGCTGAGCGTGCGCCGCAACGTGGTGGCGGAGAAGTACGCCGGCCTCGTGGAGTCGCTCTACGACGAGTCCCCGCAGGGCGGTTCTCAGACGGGCTGA
- a CDS encoding citrate synthase, whose amino-acid sequence MAKDTLTITDNRTGKTYEVPIENGCIRTNALRQIKTGDDDFGLMGYDPAFLNTANCKSAITFIDGDKGILEYRGYPIEQLAEKSSFLEVAYLLLNGELPSEKELQQFNHLVTHHTYVHENVKSFMDGFRYDAHPMSMVSSTVAALSSFYPDAKNIKDPLSRRIQITRLIAKMPTIAAFSYRHTMGLPYIYPDNDLSYVANFLAMIKRIGTSTYKVHPVLERALDILFILHADHEQNCSTTSVRTVGSSEVDPYSAVSAGIGALYGPLHGGANEAVLRMLRDIGHVSKIPEFIKSVKSGEGEKKLMGFGHRVYKSYDPRAKVIKRVADEVFEVTGKNPLLEIAVELERIALEDEYFVKRKLYPNVDFYSGLIYEAMGFQVEMFPVLFAIPRTVGWCAQWEEMVTDNEQKIARPRQVFTGAPRRDYVPMDKRAVK is encoded by the coding sequence ATGGCCAAGGACACGCTGACGATCACCGACAATCGGACCGGGAAGACCTACGAGGTCCCGATCGAGAACGGCTGTATTCGCACCAATGCTCTCCGCCAGATCAAAACGGGCGACGATGACTTTGGGTTGATGGGCTACGATCCGGCGTTCCTCAATACCGCCAACTGCAAGAGCGCCATCACCTTCATCGACGGAGACAAGGGCATCCTGGAGTACCGGGGCTACCCCATCGAGCAGCTCGCGGAGAAGTCGAGCTTCCTCGAGGTCGCCTACCTCCTGCTGAACGGTGAGCTTCCCTCCGAGAAGGAGCTGCAGCAGTTCAACCACCTCGTCACGCACCACACCTACGTGCACGAGAACGTGAAGAGCTTCATGGACGGGTTCCGCTACGACGCGCACCCCATGTCCATGGTGAGCTCCACGGTGGCGGCGCTGTCCAGCTTCTACCCCGACGCGAAGAACATCAAGGACCCGCTGAGCCGCCGCATCCAGATCACGCGGCTCATCGCGAAGATGCCCACCATCGCCGCGTTCTCCTACCGGCACACGATGGGCCTGCCGTACATCTACCCGGACAACGACCTGTCCTACGTCGCCAACTTCCTGGCGATGATCAAGCGCATCGGCACGTCGACCTACAAGGTCCACCCGGTGCTCGAGCGCGCGCTCGACATCCTCTTCATCCTGCACGCGGACCACGAGCAGAACTGCTCCACCACGTCCGTGCGCACGGTGGGCTCGTCCGAGGTGGATCCGTACTCGGCGGTCAGCGCGGGCATCGGCGCCCTCTACGGCCCGCTGCACGGCGGCGCCAACGAGGCGGTGCTCCGCATGCTCCGCGACATCGGCCACGTCTCCAAGATCCCGGAGTTCATCAAGTCGGTGAAGAGCGGCGAGGGTGAGAAGAAGCTGATGGGCTTCGGTCACCGCGTCTACAAGTCCTACGATCCGCGCGCCAAGGTCATCAAGCGCGTGGCCGACGAGGTCTTCGAGGTGACGGGCAAGAACCCGCTGCTGGAGATCGCCGTCGAGCTGGAGCGCATCGCGCTCGAGGACGAGTACTTCGTGAAGCGGAAGCTGTACCCGAACGTCGACTTCTACTCGGGCCTCATCTACGAGGCGATGGGCTTCCAGGTCGAGATGTTCCCGGTGCTCTTCGCCATCCCCCGCACGGTGGGCTGGTGCGCGCAGTGGGAGGAGATGGTGACGGACAACGAGCAGAAGATTGCCCGTCCGCGCCAGGTGTTCACGGGCGCCCCGCGCCGCGACTACGTCCCCATGGACAAGCGCGCCGTCAAGTAG
- a CDS encoding 3-phosphoshikimate 1-carboxyvinyltransferase: protein MSTAKASRIVVDPSALHAAPLTPPVSKSDAQRALVLGHLTGSWPLPSVQAEADEDLPADVRVLRQGVEALRLPPDAVRDIDCADGGAPFRILATQAAVTPGAQARFTGTPRLGERPHGPLFTSLREALGPMGLTLTEGTPWPVELRAPRDTSNATPVFRVPGAQSSQYASSLLLGCAALYLRERRPWRVEIDGPLTSAGYLELTLTWLSRFGFDILRSPSSYTVAGYAAPPAVPTLPGDWSSLGYLLLVAWKTGGTVVRADTGSAHPDDAIVRLIEQVGLRAVPAGPPFTLKVEGQLSGGLRASGEECPDLLPTLAALACVLPAPSTLTEVGILRVKESDRLEGIRTLVKAFGGTTELQGEQLLIQPPRTPPAGFEMSSEGDHRLAMTAATLCVLSGTPLTLTGPECVEKSFPGFWRQLSRVGVRITDAG from the coding sequence ATGAGCACGGCGAAGGCTTCCCGTATCGTGGTGGACCCATCCGCGCTGCACGCCGCGCCCCTCACCCCGCCAGTGTCCAAGTCGGACGCGCAGCGGGCGCTGGTGCTGGGGCACCTCACGGGCTCGTGGCCGCTGCCCTCGGTGCAGGCCGAGGCGGACGAGGACCTCCCCGCCGACGTGCGCGTGCTGCGCCAGGGCGTCGAGGCCCTGCGTCTGCCTCCGGACGCCGTGCGCGACATCGACTGCGCGGACGGTGGCGCGCCCTTCCGCATCCTGGCCACCCAGGCGGCGGTGACGCCCGGCGCTCAGGCGCGCTTCACCGGCACACCCCGCCTGGGCGAGCGGCCCCACGGCCCGCTCTTCACGTCCCTGCGCGAGGCCCTGGGTCCCATGGGCCTCACGCTCACCGAGGGCACGCCCTGGCCCGTGGAGCTGCGCGCGCCCCGTGATACGTCGAACGCCACTCCCGTGTTCCGCGTGCCGGGCGCCCAGAGCAGCCAGTACGCCTCCAGCCTGCTGCTGGGCTGCGCGGCGCTGTACCTGCGCGAGCGCCGCCCCTGGCGCGTGGAGATTGACGGGCCCCTCACCAGCGCGGGATACCTGGAGCTGACCCTCACGTGGCTGAGCCGCTTCGGCTTCGACATCCTGCGCTCCCCGTCGAGCTACACCGTGGCCGGGTACGCGGCGCCCCCGGCCGTCCCCACGCTTCCGGGGGATTGGTCGTCCCTGGGCTACCTGCTGCTGGTGGCGTGGAAGACGGGCGGCACCGTGGTGCGCGCGGACACAGGCAGTGCCCACCCGGACGACGCCATTGTCCGGTTGATTGAGCAGGTGGGCCTGCGCGCGGTGCCCGCGGGCCCTCCCTTCACGCTCAAGGTGGAGGGCCAGCTTTCAGGGGGCCTTCGCGCCTCCGGCGAGGAATGCCCGGACCTGCTCCCCACGCTGGCCGCCCTCGCCTGCGTGCTTCCCGCGCCCTCCACGCTCACGGAGGTGGGTATCCTCCGCGTCAAGGAGAGCGACCGTCTCGAGGGCATCCGGACGCTCGTGAAGGCGTTCGGCGGAACCACGGAGCTCCAAGGAGAACAGCTGCTGATCCAGCCACCCCGCACGCCACCTGCGGGCTTCGAGATGAGCAGCGAGGGGGACCATCGTCTCGCGATGACCGCTGCGACACTGTGTGTCCTGTCCGGCACGCCGCTGACACTCACCGGTCCAGAGTGCGTGGAAAAGAGCTTTCCTGGGTTCTGGCGCCAGTTGTCCAGGGTGGGTGTTCGGATAACTGATGCAGGATGA
- a CDS encoding 3-dehydroquinate synthase has translation MSALPPGAYRPPSDRWGTFARLARNLPEGSVAVVDRTVAKLHPSLIPTLEARSPRAIIQLTGGESAKTFTALEKVLANGLALPRSGTLVAVGGGTIGDVSTVAAHVLKRGVRLVQVPTTLLAAVDSSVGGKGAVDMTVRGRVVKNPAGVFHYADEGWVCPEFFDTLSDAQRREGALEAWKMVVSLDAPLFRRYVRKPPALEKLVKDARALKERICAQDPYEHTGLRRVLNFGHTFGHVLESVSRFKLSHGDGVGLGMLLALDVGRHLGVTPEPVAAEVEAALANGPGVQGRERAAALLRRAPMKDVRALLTADKKAGAKGELRMVLLTAIGATEVRDVDESSWRALWPAWTKGERP, from the coding sequence ATGAGTGCTCTTCCTCCCGGGGCCTACCGTCCGCCGTCCGATCGCTGGGGCACCTTCGCCCGCCTCGCCAGGAACCTGCCCGAGGGCAGCGTGGCGGTGGTGGACCGCACCGTCGCGAAGCTCCACCCCTCCCTCATCCCCACCCTGGAGGCGCGCAGCCCCCGCGCCATCATCCAGCTCACCGGCGGCGAGAGCGCCAAGACGTTCACCGCCCTGGAGAAGGTCCTCGCCAACGGACTGGCCCTTCCGCGCTCCGGCACGCTCGTGGCCGTGGGCGGCGGCACCATCGGTGACGTCTCCACCGTGGCCGCGCATGTCCTCAAGCGCGGCGTGCGCCTGGTGCAGGTCCCCACCACGCTGCTGGCGGCGGTGGACAGCAGCGTTGGCGGCAAGGGCGCTGTCGACATGACGGTGCGCGGGCGCGTGGTGAAGAACCCGGCCGGCGTCTTCCACTACGCGGACGAAGGCTGGGTGTGCCCCGAGTTCTTCGACACGCTCTCCGATGCGCAGCGCCGCGAGGGCGCGCTGGAGGCCTGGAAGATGGTGGTCAGCCTCGACGCGCCGCTCTTCCGCCGCTATGTGCGCAAGCCGCCCGCGCTCGAGAAGCTCGTGAAGGACGCCCGCGCCCTCAAGGAGCGCATCTGCGCGCAGGACCCGTACGAGCACACGGGGCTGCGCCGGGTGCTCAACTTCGGCCACACCTTCGGCCACGTGCTGGAGAGCGTGTCCCGCTTCAAGCTGTCCCACGGTGACGGCGTGGGTCTGGGCATGCTGCTGGCCCTGGACGTGGGCCGTCACCTGGGCGTGACACCGGAGCCCGTGGCCGCCGAGGTCGAAGCCGCCCTGGCCAATGGCCCCGGCGTGCAGGGCCGCGAGCGCGCCGCCGCCCTGCTCCGCCGCGCGCCGATGAAGGACGTGCGGGCGCTGCTCACCGCCGACAAGAAGGCCGGCGCCAAGGGCGAGCTGCGCATGGTGCTGCTGACGGCCATTGGCGCCACCGAGGTGCGTGACGTGGACGAATCAAGCTGGCGTGCCTTGTGGCCCGCGTGGACGAAGGGGGAGCGACCATGA
- the aroC gene encoding chorismate synthase translates to MNTFGELFRLTTFGESHGPALGAILDGCPAGVPLTREQIQVALDRRRPGQSTITTARSEPDQVELLSGVFEDKTLGTPIAAIVRNTNQRSGDYEKLKAEDRPGHADAVWRERFKHRDHRGGGRTSGRETLCRVIGGAIAEAYLARDVPSIRTVAYVSQVGNLVAAVPAPGLTREQVDAHATRCPDVAIRDEMSRRILTAKEAGDSLGGAIDVRVEGLPVGLGEPIFGKLKARIAQALGSIGAVTGVVWGPPDLLERIGQPGIQFHAVKDAYGGIQGGLANGEPMQIRTFFKPPATLQEHAKGGRHDPCIMPRAVPVLEAMVSLVIADLVLHFNARPHAP, encoded by the coding sequence ATGAATACCTTCGGCGAACTGTTTCGCCTGACGACGTTTGGAGAGAGCCACGGGCCCGCTCTCGGCGCCATCCTGGATGGCTGCCCCGCCGGCGTGCCCCTGACGCGCGAGCAGATTCAAGTCGCGCTGGACCGTCGGCGCCCCGGCCAGTCCACCATCACCACCGCGCGCAGCGAACCGGACCAGGTGGAGCTCCTGTCCGGCGTCTTCGAGGACAAGACGCTGGGGACGCCCATCGCCGCCATCGTGCGCAACACCAACCAGCGCTCGGGGGACTACGAGAAGCTGAAGGCCGAGGACCGGCCCGGCCACGCGGACGCCGTGTGGCGCGAGCGCTTCAAGCACCGTGACCACCGCGGCGGCGGGCGCACCAGCGGGCGCGAGACGCTCTGCCGCGTCATCGGCGGCGCCATCGCCGAGGCGTACCTCGCCCGTGACGTGCCTTCCATCCGCACCGTCGCCTACGTGTCCCAGGTGGGCAACCTGGTGGCCGCCGTGCCCGCGCCGGGACTCACCCGCGAGCAGGTGGACGCCCACGCCACGCGCTGCCCGGACGTCGCCATCCGCGACGAGATGTCCCGGCGCATCCTCACCGCGAAGGAGGCGGGCGACAGCCTGGGCGGCGCCATTGACGTGCGCGTGGAGGGCCTGCCCGTGGGTCTGGGCGAGCCCATCTTCGGCAAGCTCAAGGCGCGCATCGCGCAGGCCCTGGGCAGCATCGGCGCCGTCACGGGCGTCGTCTGGGGTCCGCCGGACCTGCTCGAGCGCATTGGCCAGCCCGGCATCCAGTTCCACGCCGTGAAGGACGCATACGGCGGCATCCAGGGCGGGCTCGCCAACGGTGAGCCGATGCAGATTCGCACCTTCTTCAAGCCGCCCGCGACGCTGCAGGAGCATGCGAAGGGCGGCCGTCACGACCCGTGCATCATGCCCCGGGCAGTCCCGGTGCTGGAGGCCATGGTGTCGCTCGTCATCGCCGACCTCGTCCTCCACTTCAACGCGAGGCCCCACGCGCCATGA
- a CDS encoding shikimate 5-dehydrogenase, producing the protein MTPARRVVTLPPTLLGEDAVRFARDGQRRGADVLEIRTDLHAPDAISPEALAAVLPLLVSERGKPLPAPWVAAAWRVDRDLMDASGQQASLAAPPGKLLASHHASRQLSTEEALQLWERELPADALVKHVEPMTDPAHLVTLMETQRRMVERFGATRVTVLGMGAVALPTRALLAQNNVLDYVAAGGAWVAAPGQRLLDDAVRALRGADRYTVAPPLRLGILGTSIVHSRSPRIHRQPFDRIDLPEDGPVEAVVDALLPHYGGFAVTSPFKLRLAKHTGSSLDAINTLVRRGGRWEAFNTDTFGARTVLERLGAREVFVLGDGGATSALRSVAAELSCDLRVLRRADIQAPLTGAGVWTWPDRVPAPDDLRFDGARVAVIAYGAPGRRIAAEIVQRGGTPVLLGAAWFIAQARRQRQLWESAT; encoded by the coding sequence GTGACGCCCGCCCGGCGCGTCGTCACCCTGCCCCCCACCCTGCTCGGCGAAGACGCTGTCCGCTTCGCGCGAGACGGCCAGCGCCGTGGGGCGGACGTCCTGGAAATCCGCACGGACCTGCACGCCCCTGACGCCATCTCGCCCGAGGCGCTGGCGGCGGTGCTGCCGCTGCTCGTCTCCGAGCGGGGCAAGCCGCTGCCCGCCCCCTGGGTGGCCGCGGCCTGGCGCGTGGACAGGGACTTGATGGACGCGTCGGGGCAGCAGGCATCGCTGGCGGCACCTCCCGGAAAGCTGCTCGCGTCGCACCACGCGAGCCGGCAGCTCTCCACGGAGGAAGCGCTCCAGTTATGGGAGCGTGAGCTGCCCGCCGACGCCCTGGTGAAGCATGTGGAGCCGATGACGGACCCGGCCCACCTCGTCACACTGATGGAGACGCAGCGGCGGATGGTGGAGCGCTTCGGTGCCACGCGAGTCACGGTGCTGGGCATGGGCGCGGTGGCGTTGCCCACGCGGGCGCTGCTCGCCCAGAACAACGTGTTGGACTACGTCGCGGCGGGAGGCGCCTGGGTCGCGGCGCCCGGCCAGCGGCTGCTGGACGACGCCGTGCGAGCGCTGCGCGGCGCGGACCGGTACACGGTGGCGCCGCCGCTGCGGCTGGGCATCCTGGGGACGTCCATCGTCCACTCGCGCTCGCCCCGCATCCACCGTCAGCCCTTCGACCGCATCGACCTGCCGGAGGACGGGCCGGTGGAGGCCGTGGTGGACGCGCTCCTGCCTCACTACGGAGGCTTCGCCGTCACCAGCCCCTTCAAGCTGCGGCTGGCGAAGCACACGGGGTCCTCGCTGGACGCCATCAACACGCTGGTCCGCCGGGGCGGCCGGTGGGAAGCCTTCAATACCGACACGTTCGGCGCCCGCACGGTGCTCGAGCGGCTCGGGGCTCGCGAAGTCTTCGTCCTGGGGGACGGTGGCGCCACCTCGGCGCTCCGGTCCGTGGCGGCGGAGCTGAGCTGCGACTTGCGCGTCTTGCGACGCGCCGACATCCAGGCGCCTCTCACAGGGGCGGGCGTCTGGACCTGGCCCGATAGGGTGCCCGCTCCTGACGACCTGCGCTTCGACGGGGCCCGTGTGGCGGTCATCGCCTACGGAGCCCCGGGCCGGCGCATCGCCGCGGAGATTGTCCAACGCGGCGGTACTCCAGTCCTGCTGGGTGCGGCGTGGTTCATCGCGCAAGCCCGGCGTCAGCGCCAACTCTGGGAGTCCGCGACATGA
- a CDS encoding shikimate kinase encodes MDPRLAPGLREAVARPGPSPLPGSSQTVVLAGHRSAGKSRLLPMVARMLARPGLDLDAHLERLHGRPLRRWVAEAPQEFRAAERRALQGLPAGGLVAVGGGFLSHHPDALTGLFTLVVPICFDTYRERLLTDRTRPRLRADMSLEEELSAVFHEREVLHARVPTVALEDFLRGCLAPEVPL; translated from the coding sequence GTGGATCCCCGGCTCGCGCCGGGACTGAGGGAGGCGGTAGCCCGCCCGGGCCCCTCCCCGCTCCCCGGCTCCAGTCAGACGGTGGTGCTCGCCGGCCACCGGAGCGCGGGCAAGTCGCGCCTCTTGCCCATGGTGGCCCGCATGCTAGCGCGCCCCGGGCTGGACCTGGACGCACACCTGGAACGCCTGCACGGGCGCCCGCTGCGCAGATGGGTGGCGGAAGCGCCGCAGGAGTTCCGGGCCGCTGAACGCCGCGCCCTGCAAGGACTGCCGGCCGGAGGGCTGGTGGCCGTGGGAGGCGGTTTCCTGTCGCACCACCCCGACGCGCTGACCGGGCTCTTCACCCTGGTCGTCCCCATCTGTTTCGACACCTACCGTGAGCGGCTGCTCACGGACCGGACGCGCCCGCGGCTGCGCGCCGACATGTCGCTCGAAGAAGAATTGTCCGCGGTGTTCCATGAGCGCGAGGTGCTGCACGCCCGCGTCCCCACCGTGGCCCTGGAGGACTTCCTCCGAGGCTGCCTTGCCCCCGAGGTGCCCCTGTGA
- the ubiE gene encoding bifunctional demethylmenaquinone methyltransferase/2-methoxy-6-polyprenyl-1,4-benzoquinol methylase UbiE produces the protein MSTEVREMFSSIATKYDVTNEVLSFGIHRLWRRKAVRLSTAKEGDRVLDCASGTGDLALAFKRKVGVSGRVVGTDFCPEMLESAPAKAEKAGLQVDFQVADAMDLPFAADSFDVASISFGIRNVDDPVKCLKEMARVVRPGGHVVVLEFGQPTGAFGALFRFYSKTVMPTIGGLLTGNRAAYQYLPKTSASFPAGDKFLELMDQSGAYAAKSAHALTFGTAYVYVGTVR, from the coding sequence ATGAGTACTGAAGTCCGTGAGATGTTCTCTTCCATCGCCACGAAGTACGACGTGACGAATGAGGTCCTCTCGTTCGGCATCCACCGGCTGTGGCGCCGGAAGGCCGTCCGGCTCAGCACCGCGAAGGAAGGAGACCGCGTCCTCGACTGCGCTTCGGGCACTGGCGACCTGGCCCTGGCCTTCAAGCGCAAGGTGGGCGTGTCCGGCCGTGTCGTGGGCACGGACTTCTGCCCGGAGATGCTGGAGAGCGCCCCCGCCAAGGCGGAGAAGGCGGGCCTCCAGGTGGACTTCCAGGTGGCCGACGCGATGGACCTGCCCTTCGCGGCCGACAGCTTCGACGTGGCCTCCATCTCGTTCGGCATCCGCAACGTGGATGACCCGGTGAAGTGCCTGAAGGAGATGGCGCGGGTGGTCCGGCCCGGTGGCCACGTCGTGGTGCTGGAGTTCGGCCAGCCGACGGGGGCCTTCGGGGCCTTGTTCCGCTTCTACAGCAAGACGGTGATGCCCACGATTGGAGGGCTGCTGACGGGCAACCGCGCCGCGTACCAGTACCTGCCCAAGACGTCCGCCTCCTTCCCGGCCGGTGACAAGTTCCTGGAGTTGATGGACCAGTCCGGGGCCTACGCGGCAAAGTCCGCGCATGCGCTCACGTTCGGCACCGCCTACGTCTATGTCGGCACCGTCCGCTGA
- the aroF gene encoding 3-deoxy-7-phosphoheptulonate synthase, with protein MGGSVGGKRPDEPAGSGRAPGALRVLRVERPEGTRVRVGPVEVGGPGFVVMAGPCAVEGAEQVQHAASVVAAAGAHVLRGGVFKPRTSPYAFQGMGEPGLHVLAEAGRRHGMPIISEVMESAQIPLMEESTDILQVGARNMQNYSLLRALGKVRKPVLLKRGLSATLQEWLLAAEYILDGGNEQVMLCERGIRTFETELRNTLDLAAVAWAKQRSHLPVIVDPSHATGDPALILPMSLAAAAAGADGLLIEVHPKPEQAMCDGHQALTPERFETLMRRLPAVLDAVDRHLWRPESPAQVVRAR; from the coding sequence ATGGGAGGGTCCGTGGGAGGCAAGCGGCCAGACGAACCAGCCGGGTCCGGACGGGCCCCGGGCGCGCTGCGGGTGCTTCGCGTGGAGCGGCCCGAAGGCACTCGCGTGCGAGTGGGCCCCGTGGAAGTCGGAGGCCCCGGGTTCGTCGTAATGGCTGGCCCCTGCGCGGTGGAAGGCGCGGAGCAGGTGCAGCACGCCGCCTCGGTGGTGGCCGCCGCGGGTGCCCATGTCCTGCGCGGTGGCGTATTCAAGCCTCGCACCAGTCCCTACGCATTCCAGGGCATGGGTGAGCCGGGCCTGCACGTCCTGGCGGAGGCCGGGCGCCGCCACGGCATGCCCATCATCAGTGAGGTGATGGAGTCGGCGCAGATTCCCCTCATGGAGGAGTCCACGGACATCCTCCAGGTGGGTGCGCGCAACATGCAGAACTACTCGCTGCTTCGGGCGCTGGGGAAGGTGCGCAAGCCCGTGCTGCTCAAACGAGGCCTGTCGGCCACGTTGCAGGAGTGGCTGCTGGCCGCCGAGTACATCCTCGACGGCGGCAACGAACAGGTGATGCTGTGCGAGCGCGGCATCCGCACCTTCGAGACGGAGCTGCGCAACACGCTGGACCTGGCGGCGGTGGCCTGGGCGAAGCAGCGCTCCCACCTGCCCGTCATCGTCGACCCGTCCCATGCGACGGGCGACCCGGCGCTCATCCTCCCCATGTCGCTGGCGGCCGCGGCCGCGGGGGCGGACGGATTGTTGATTGAAGTCCACCCGAAGCCCGAGCAGGCCATGTGCGATGGGCACCAGGCCCTGACGCCTGAACGCTTCGAGACGTTGATGCGGCGGCTGCCAGCCGTGCTAGACGCGGTGGACCGACACCTTTGGCGGCCGGAAAGCCCGGCCCAGGTCGTGAGGGCGCGATGA